ACCTGCGACGTCTTGATCGAGCGCAAGGGCAAGCATGACGGACAATGGCTCGGCAAGGCGCCGTGGCTAACGTCAGTGTGGTTCGAAGGCGATGCGGCAATTGGCGATCTTGTAACGGTTGACCTGGTCGAAGCCGGGCCGAATTCGCTGCGCGGTGATGTGCGCGAATTGATTTCAGCTTGAACCGCTACATTTCCGGGAATGCAATCACCGTTGTGAATTCATCGGTGCTTGGCTGAGCTGGTGAAACCGTCGGGTTCGAAGAATAGACCGGGTCGGTATAGGGCACCTTAACCACCGCATATTCTGCACCGCCACCGCCGATTGTGATCGCTAGATCGCGCCAACCGTCGGTCGAAGTTTCAAACACGCCGACCGGCAATTGCACGACAGATAGTTGGCCCTTGGTCTCGATCCCATCCGGCGTCTGCTGGAAGATTCTCATCGAGCAACCGCCCGTGCCGCACGCGCCGGGGCCTGCAACATAAGCCATCCATTCGTCAGTGCCGTCGCCGTTCAGATCAAACCGGCCGGAATAATAAGTCAGACCGTCAAAATCGGCGAATTCCGCATCCAGCAGCGCAGCCATCTCTGCAGGTAGTTCGGGCGATGCTTCTGCCACTTCTTCGGTCGCTTCAGTGCTGATATCAGCTACATCATCCGGAACGGCTTCAGGATTGCCGCAAGCGGAAAGGAAGGGAAGAATGGCGAGCGCGAGCAGCTGATTTTTGGTCATTTTCACATGCTATCCATTCAAAACGGCAATTACAATCATGTGACTTTCCACCGCTTCGTGAAGGGGCGCAGCTTGCCAGCGGCAAATTCGCGCTTACATTTTCGACTCAGGAACACAGCTGGCGTAATCGCCAAAGGAGCGCATGGCACGTAAACCCGCCAATCAATCGCCCCGCGAGACCGGATCGAAGGTTTCGCCTTTTCCAGCAGCAGCCAGACCGCGCCGCGCGCGGATAGAAATGAGCTTTGAGGATCAGTCATTGCTGGTCCCTCTGTTCGGCGAATTCGATGCCAATCTGGTGCAGGTCGAAAACCGGCTGGGTGTGTTTATTTCGGCTCGCGGAGATCAGCTGCAGATCGAAGGGCCGCAAGACAGCGTGGCCCGCGCCCGCGATACATTGCAGGCGATGTATGACCGGCTGGCGTTAGGTCAGGATTTGGACGCCGGGGCAATTGAGTCGCTGATCGCCATGTCGAACGAGCCGACTCTGGAAGGTATAATCTCTGGCGATAAGGATGATGGCCCGCCGGTCATGATCCGTACACGCCGCAAGACGATTGTGCCGCGCAGTGCGGGACAGATTCCTTACATGCGCCAGCTGGCGAAAGATGACATCATCTTCGCGCTTGGCCCTGCTGGCACGGGCAAAACCTATCTCGCGGTCGCACAGGCGGTCAGCCAGTTGATCAGCGGCAGCGTGCAGCGCCTGATCCTCTCGCGTCCCGCTGTGGAAGCTGGCGAGAAGCTCGGCTTCCTGCCCGGCGACATGAAGGACAAGGTCGATCCTTATCTGCGCCCGCTTTACGACGCGCTGTTCGATTGCATGCCGCCTGAGCAGGTTGAGCGGCGCATTGCGTCAGGCGAAATTGAAATTGCGCCAATCGCGTTTATGCGCGGGCGCACGCTCGCCGATGCCTTTGTGATCCTGGATGAAGCGCAAAACACCACGCGTGAGCAGATGAAGATGTTCCTGACCCGTTTTGGTCAGAACAGCCGCATGGTGATTTGCGGCGATCCCAAACAGGTCGATATCCCGGGCGGGGACCGGATGAGCGGGCTGGCCGATGCCGTGACCAAGCTGGAAAATGTCGAAGGGATCGCGGTCTCACGCTTTACCTCGGCAGACGTGGTGCGCCACCCGATCGTAGGCCGCATCGTCGAGGCCTATGAAGGGACGGGTGAGTGAAACCGCTTGTCGGTGCCTTTCTCATATTTACGATTGCATCTCCGGCTTATGCCGACTGGGAGGGCATTGATTGGGGTATGACCGATGCACAGGTCGAAGCGGCGGACACCGAAGTGCAAGTTTATCGGTTGGAAGAGGTGAAGCGAAAAAGGGTGCGCCCGGTGACATCTACGCTTGGCGGCAAATGGACCCGCGATGGTCAAGACTACCAATTATACTTTTACTTCGGCACCGAAGGAAAGTTGCAGTTTATTGATGTCGAGCCGGTTGGAGTCGATTGCGCGGGGATGAACGATCTTTTGGCAGACCAGTTTGGTGACTTCGAAGAAGAGATCGACAAACTCGGTCCAGCGACCAGAACTGTGCGCCACTGGAGCCTCAAGCGTACCGTCGAGCTGAATTCGTTGGTTCTTCATTTTCCGGGCGACAACTCATGGAGTTGCAACGCTGTGATCAGGAACCCAGCCCCTTGGCTCGCTCGCTAGACACAGACATCGAAGGTTGGCCTTTGGGCGATTGGGAAGCGCTCTCTGAGCGCGCGGCAGAGGCATGTGCAGAGGTTGCGCCAGAACTCGCCAACCCGCGCCTCAGCACCAGCCTGCTGTTCACCTCGGACCAGGAAGTGCACACACTCAACCGTGAGTGGCGCGAGAGGGACAAGCCCACCAATGTGCTGAGTTTTCCGATGCTT
The Altererythrobacter ishigakiensis genome window above contains:
- a CDS encoding PhoH family protein, which codes for MARKPANQSPRETGSKVSPFPAAARPRRARIEMSFEDQSLLVPLFGEFDANLVQVENRLGVFISARGDQLQIEGPQDSVARARDTLQAMYDRLALGQDLDAGAIESLIAMSNEPTLEGIISGDKDDGPPVMIRTRRKTIVPRSAGQIPYMRQLAKDDIIFALGPAGTGKTYLAVAQAVSQLISGSVQRLILSRPAVEAGEKLGFLPGDMKDKVDPYLRPLYDALFDCMPPEQVERRIASGEIEIAPIAFMRGRTLADAFVILDEAQNTTREQMKMFLTRFGQNSRMVICGDPKQVDIPGGDRMSGLADAVTKLENVEGIAVSRFTSADVVRHPIVGRIVEAYEGTGE